GCGGACGGTCCCGACGACGCGTCCGGCGCGACCGCATCACGGCTGCGGCGGGTCCTCCCCGACGAGCCCGTCGACGGCCTCGCGGAACAGGTCGGCGTGGCCGGTGTGGCGGCAGTACTCGTCGATCAGGTCGACGAGCACGCGGCGCAGGTTCGGCGACCAGCCCTCGGGGGTGCTGAACAGCGACGGCTGGTCGAGCCCGCCGCGCTCGAGCGCCGCCGCCCAGCCGGCCCGCGAGCGCGCGACGGCCCGCTGCCACAGCGCGTAGAGCTCCTCGGGGGTGTCGGACGCGGCGGAGTGCCAGTCCCACTCGGGGTCGGCCTGGAAGTGCTCCTGCCGCCACGGCTCGGTGAGGTGCTCGCCGTCGACGAACTCGGCCATCTTCATCTCCTCGACGAGCGCGAGGTGCTTGACGAGGCCGCCGAGCGTCATGGCGGACGGCGGG
The sequence above is a segment of the Cellulomonas fimi genome. Coding sequences within it:
- a CDS encoding DinB family protein, yielding MTQNTLDTRITEPSATADETEMLLFSLERARAQFAWKVGGLDADALRRPFPPSAMTLGGLVKHLALVEEMKMAEFVDGEHLTEPWRQEHFQADPEWDWHSAASDTPEELYALWQRAVARSRAGWAAALERGGLDQPSLFSTPEGWSPNLRRVLVDLIDEYCRHTGHADLFREAVDGLVGEDPPQP